Proteins from one Bombus affinis isolate iyBomAffi1 chromosome 1, iyBomAffi1.2, whole genome shotgun sequence genomic window:
- the LOC126921919 gene encoding uncharacterized protein LOC126921919, whose protein sequence is MWTVLVVLFLMASFDVNYTASLNAEFSEPTMSRLRTVGDIPDRLPRKFRENSRTRRLHVENQHGFDGKVEKIHINSEEDLPGIRAYGVQKKNLENNGYIEKKTQEEIIKDIEDTSRIARTVEAYGKTKEHLEMNGHIERSNSQIPPASYQIPSNQRSRITRSIKAETKQDNVKNDLEDLEAQDAKIFRPLFVYRQQVARRQHRGKNHVHSFPVGRKSCYN, encoded by the exons ATGTGGACTGTACTCGTG GTTCTGTTTCTGATGGCATCGTTCGATGTCAACTATACGGCATCATTGAACGCAGAGTTTTCTGAACCAACTATGTCACGATTACGGACTGTAGGAGACATACCAGACAGGCTTCCAAGGAAATTTAGGGAAAATAGTCGAACTAGGAGATTGCATGTAGAAAATCAACATGGATTTGATGGCAAAGTGGAAAAGATCCATATTAATTCCGAAGAGGATCTTCCTGGAATTCGAGCGTATGGAGTGCAGAAAAAGAATTTGGAGAATAATGGCTATATTGAAAAGAAGACACAGgaagaaattataaaagatattgAGGACACTTCGAGGATTGCTCGTACG GTCGAAGCCTACGGAAAAACCAAAGAGCATCTCGAAATGAACGGTCATATTGAAAGAAGTAATTCTCAGATACCTCCAGCCAGCTATCAAATTCCATCGAATCAAAGATCCAGAATAACCAGATCCATCAAAGCAGAAACAAAGCAAGACAATGTCAAGAATGATCTAGAAGATCTAGAAGCTCAAGATGCCAAAATTTTTAGGCCACTGTTCGTGTACAGGCAACAGGTGGCTAGAAGGCAGCATCGAGGAAAAAATCATGTTCACAGTTTCCCAGTTGGTCGAAAATCTTGTTACAACTAA
- the LOC126921826 gene encoding uncharacterized protein LOC126921826 isoform X3: protein MKHKMVPQRAITLQFVFCLVLIYGNGSMGKPLTPEDVEGLLPPTPHDKNETIAAVVQDPVVQDAVHHTVTNKSLNGLVVKKHVFIMPATNPNLILSKREHLLVVPTENLEDVRKNITEAKEAEAQESSSSENQSFFEDDAREYTPEGSDDRSEENENESFSEQNVNQPISSNEKRKSKTEFLEDKLNHGSVLPEDSSSHKVAVPIVAVIDPSNAEKGKVKSPIVAILPNEVKNGELNSQVEFLKHNSEKIQKKAQDFVDQSSLSVNPNYWESSTPSEITVALSPYSSAPMSYLDEAAPSLATNEKLLSPVVVSQWAMLTPSLQDDQMDYSRETDLVTAVIRNEED from the exons ATGAAACATAAAATGGTACCACAAAGG GCGATCACATTGCAATTTGTTTTTTGCTTGGTCTTAATCTATGGGAATGGTTCAATGGGGAAACCTTTAACGCCAGAGGATGTAGAGGGTTTACTTCCACCAACCCCACACGATAAGAACGAAACGATAGCTGCAGTCGTTCAGGATCCAGTTGTCCAGGATGCTGTGCATCATACGGTTACCAATAAATCTCTAAATGGATTAGTTGTTAAAAAGCATGTATTCATAATGCCAGCCACCAATCCCAATCTG ATACTATCGAAACGCGAACACCTTCTGGTGGTTCCCACTGAGAACTTGGAAGATGTACGAAAAAATATTACTGAAGCGAAGGAAGCAGAAGCTCAAGAGTCTTCATCGTCAGAGAACCAATCATTCTTCGAAGACGACGCACGTGAATATACGCCAGAG GGCAGCGACGACCGATCAGAAGAAAACGAGAACGAATCCTTCTCAGAACAGAACGTGAACCAACCGATATCATCGAACGAGAAACGTAAAAGCAAAACCGAATTCTTGGAAGACAAACTTAATCATGGAAGTGTGTTACCAGAAGACTCATCTTCGCATAAGGTGGCCGTTCCTATTGTTGCGGTCATTGATCCCTCAAACGCTGAGAAGGGCAAAGTGAAGAGCCCTATCGTGGCCATTCTGCCTAATGAAGTTAAAAATGGCGAGTTGAATAGCCAGGTTGAATTCTTGAAGCATAACAGCGAGAAGATTCAGAAGAAAGCTCAAGACTTTGTCGATCAGAGTTCATTGTCGGTCAATCCTAACTATTGGGAATCTTCCACACCGTCGGAG ATCACTGTTGCTTTATCGCCTTATAGCAGTGCACCAATGTCCTACTTGGATGAGGCAGCCCCAAGTTTGGCTACAAACGAAAAGTTGTTGTCTCCAGTAGTCGTGTCGCAATGGGCAATGCTGACACCATCTCTGCAGGATGATCAAATGGATTATTCACGAGAAACAG ACCTCGTAACGGCGGTTATTAGAAACGAAGAGGATTaa
- the LOC126921826 gene encoding uncharacterized protein LOC126921826 isoform X2 has product MKHKMAITLQFVFCLVLIYGNGSMGKPLTPEDVEGLLPPTPHDKNETIAAVVQDPVVQDAVHHTVTNKSLNGLVVKKHVFIMPATNPNLILSKREHLLVVPTENLEDVRKNITEAKEAEAQESSSSENQSFFEDDAREYTPEGSDDRSEENENESFSEQNVNQPISSNEKRKSKTEFLEDKLNHGSVLPEDSSSHKVAVPIVAVIDPSNAEKGKVKSPIVAILPNEVKNGELNSQVEFLKHNSEKIQKKAQDFVDQSSLSVNPNYWESSTPSEITVALSPYSSAPMSYLDEAAPSLATNEKLLSPVVVSQWAMLTPSLQDDQMDYSRETGDMDVAEDIIFRPLFRYRQESQQRSKYYDENNRRYSYTPYRDYDNYYPRRYFYRPRNGGY; this is encoded by the exons ATGAAACATAAAATG GCGATCACATTGCAATTTGTTTTTTGCTTGGTCTTAATCTATGGGAATGGTTCAATGGGGAAACCTTTAACGCCAGAGGATGTAGAGGGTTTACTTCCACCAACCCCACACGATAAGAACGAAACGATAGCTGCAGTCGTTCAGGATCCAGTTGTCCAGGATGCTGTGCATCATACGGTTACCAATAAATCTCTAAATGGATTAGTTGTTAAAAAGCATGTATTCATAATGCCAGCCACCAATCCCAATCTG ATACTATCGAAACGCGAACACCTTCTGGTGGTTCCCACTGAGAACTTGGAAGATGTACGAAAAAATATTACTGAAGCGAAGGAAGCAGAAGCTCAAGAGTCTTCATCGTCAGAGAACCAATCATTCTTCGAAGACGACGCACGTGAATATACGCCAGAG GGCAGCGACGACCGATCAGAAGAAAACGAGAACGAATCCTTCTCAGAACAGAACGTGAACCAACCGATATCATCGAACGAGAAACGTAAAAGCAAAACCGAATTCTTGGAAGACAAACTTAATCATGGAAGTGTGTTACCAGAAGACTCATCTTCGCATAAGGTGGCCGTTCCTATTGTTGCGGTCATTGATCCCTCAAACGCTGAGAAGGGCAAAGTGAAGAGCCCTATCGTGGCCATTCTGCCTAATGAAGTTAAAAATGGCGAGTTGAATAGCCAGGTTGAATTCTTGAAGCATAACAGCGAGAAGATTCAGAAGAAAGCTCAAGACTTTGTCGATCAGAGTTCATTGTCGGTCAATCCTAACTATTGGGAATCTTCCACACCGTCGGAG ATCACTGTTGCTTTATCGCCTTATAGCAGTGCACCAATGTCCTACTTGGATGAGGCAGCCCCAAGTTTGGCTACAAACGAAAAGTTGTTGTCTCCAGTAGTCGTGTCGCAATGGGCAATGCTGACACCATCTCTGCAGGATGATCAAATGGATTATTCACGAGAAACAGGTGACATGGATGTAGCTGAAGATATTATATTTAGACCTCTGTTTAGGTATCGACAGGAATCGCAGCAGCGGTCTAAATACTATGACGAAAACAATCGACGATACAGTTACACACCGTATCGCGATTATGACAACTATTATCCAAGACGATATTTTTACAGACCTCGTAACGGCGGTTATTAG
- the LOC126921826 gene encoding uncharacterized protein LOC126921826 isoform X1, translating to MKHKMVPQRAITLQFVFCLVLIYGNGSMGKPLTPEDVEGLLPPTPHDKNETIAAVVQDPVVQDAVHHTVTNKSLNGLVVKKHVFIMPATNPNLILSKREHLLVVPTENLEDVRKNITEAKEAEAQESSSSENQSFFEDDAREYTPEGSDDRSEENENESFSEQNVNQPISSNEKRKSKTEFLEDKLNHGSVLPEDSSSHKVAVPIVAVIDPSNAEKGKVKSPIVAILPNEVKNGELNSQVEFLKHNSEKIQKKAQDFVDQSSLSVNPNYWESSTPSEITVALSPYSSAPMSYLDEAAPSLATNEKLLSPVVVSQWAMLTPSLQDDQMDYSRETGDMDVAEDIIFRPLFRYRQESQQRSKYYDENNRRYSYTPYRDYDNYYPRRYFYRPRNGGY from the exons ATGAAACATAAAATGGTACCACAAAGG GCGATCACATTGCAATTTGTTTTTTGCTTGGTCTTAATCTATGGGAATGGTTCAATGGGGAAACCTTTAACGCCAGAGGATGTAGAGGGTTTACTTCCACCAACCCCACACGATAAGAACGAAACGATAGCTGCAGTCGTTCAGGATCCAGTTGTCCAGGATGCTGTGCATCATACGGTTACCAATAAATCTCTAAATGGATTAGTTGTTAAAAAGCATGTATTCATAATGCCAGCCACCAATCCCAATCTG ATACTATCGAAACGCGAACACCTTCTGGTGGTTCCCACTGAGAACTTGGAAGATGTACGAAAAAATATTACTGAAGCGAAGGAAGCAGAAGCTCAAGAGTCTTCATCGTCAGAGAACCAATCATTCTTCGAAGACGACGCACGTGAATATACGCCAGAG GGCAGCGACGACCGATCAGAAGAAAACGAGAACGAATCCTTCTCAGAACAGAACGTGAACCAACCGATATCATCGAACGAGAAACGTAAAAGCAAAACCGAATTCTTGGAAGACAAACTTAATCATGGAAGTGTGTTACCAGAAGACTCATCTTCGCATAAGGTGGCCGTTCCTATTGTTGCGGTCATTGATCCCTCAAACGCTGAGAAGGGCAAAGTGAAGAGCCCTATCGTGGCCATTCTGCCTAATGAAGTTAAAAATGGCGAGTTGAATAGCCAGGTTGAATTCTTGAAGCATAACAGCGAGAAGATTCAGAAGAAAGCTCAAGACTTTGTCGATCAGAGTTCATTGTCGGTCAATCCTAACTATTGGGAATCTTCCACACCGTCGGAG ATCACTGTTGCTTTATCGCCTTATAGCAGTGCACCAATGTCCTACTTGGATGAGGCAGCCCCAAGTTTGGCTACAAACGAAAAGTTGTTGTCTCCAGTAGTCGTGTCGCAATGGGCAATGCTGACACCATCTCTGCAGGATGATCAAATGGATTATTCACGAGAAACAGGTGACATGGATGTAGCTGAAGATATTATATTTAGACCTCTGTTTAGGTATCGACAGGAATCGCAGCAGCGGTCTAAATACTATGACGAAAACAATCGACGATACAGTTACACACCGTATCGCGATTATGACAACTATTATCCAAGACGATATTTTTACAGACCTCGTAACGGCGGTTATTAG
- the LOC126921799 gene encoding tyrosine-protein phosphatase non-receptor type 2 isoform X3 produces MTSQETLDQGISNVETEYLEINSKGAWPILYQHIRNECSNFTYTCNESKKPQNRNLNRYRDVLPYDHSRIVLKRGPCDYVNANLIRVDRAHRQYILTQGPLENTAGHFWLMVWEQNSKAVLMLNKIIEKNHVKCYQYWPLGDSINTMMFPDVGIKVKYISKTESSDYTTRILKLTDLETKESREILHFHYTTWPDFGVPQSPTAFLRFLTDVRQSGALDQNVGPPVVHCSAGIGRSGTFCLVDTCLVLIEESGLNSVNVREVLIEMRRHRMGLIQTPDQLRFSYAAIIEGAKQLPSNNVNINNEVVTNHYDVVSNISNSSNEEEDEPPPLPPPRGESLTRSMMADLTSNPITRNDELSAPPDKPLPREPSISTEISTTNPQAVANSAVITNNLHEQNSDGVVVPNDNTSDGENSSKTISPPSSPDTKNEVRHRNKEKKERLAAQVREMKRRQKETEEWQKLKRSKSETTTESSETVNEEAESAK; encoded by the exons ATGACCAGCCAGGAGACGCTCGACCAAGGGATCAGTAACGTGGAAACCGAGTATCTCGAGATCAACTCGAAAGGAGCCTGGCCGATTCTCTATCAG CATATACGCAATGAATGCAGTAATTTTACATACACATGCAATGAATCAAAGAAACCACAAAACAGaaatttaaatcgttatagAGATGTTTTGCCATATGACCATAGTAGGATTGTCCTTAAAAGGGGCCCATGTGATTATGTCAACGCTAACCTCATAAGG GTAGATCGTGCCCATAGACAATACATTCTTACACAAGGACCATTGGAAAATACTGCTGGCCACTTTTGGCTAATGGTATGGGAGCAAAATTCTAAAGCTGTGTTAATGTTAAATAAGATAATTGAAAAGAATCATGTTAAGTGTTATCAGTATTGGCCTCTTGGTGATTCGATTAATACTATGATGTTTCCGGATGTTGgtataaaagtaaaatatatcaGTAAAACAGAATCATCGGATTACACAACTAGAATATTAAA GTTAACTGACTTGGAAACAAAAGAAAGTAGAGAAATATTACATTTTCATTATACCACCTGGCCCGACTTTGGAGTTCCACAAAGTCCAACAGCTTTTTTACGTTTTTTAACAGATGTCAGGCAATCAGGAGCATTAGATCAAAATGTTGGTCCTCCTGTGGTACATTGTTCTGCAGGAATTGGGAGATCGGGAACATTTTGTTTAGTTGATACATGTCTTGTTTTG ATTGAAGAAAGTGGATTGAATTCTGTGAATGTTAGAGAAGTGTTAATAGAAATGAGAAGACACAGAATGGGTTTAATTCAAACACCAGATCAATTAAGATTTTCATATGCTGCCATCATCGAAGGAGCAAAACAACTGCCATCCAACAACGTG aatattaataatgaagTGGTAACAAATCATTATGACGTGGTAAGTAACATCAGTAATTCTTCGAACGAAGAGGAAGATGAACCACCTCCTTTGCCACCTCCAAGAGGTGAATCCTTAACACGTAGCATGATGGCAGATTTAACTTCAAATCCAATAACAAGAAATG ACGAATTAAGTGCACCACCTGACAAACCATTGCCTAGAGAGCCATCAATTTCCACAGAAATATCTACTACCAATCCACAGGCTGTTGCAAACTCTGCAGTAATCACAAACAATTTACATGAACAGAATTCCGATGGTGTTGTGGTGCCTAATGATAATACTAGTGACGGTGAAAACTCTTCAAAAACAATTAGTCCTCCGTCCAGTCCAGATAC GAAAAACGAAGTACGTCATCGTAATAAGGAGAAGAAAGAACGCCTGGCAGCACAAGTACGGGAGATGAAGCGTCGTCAAAAAGAGACTGAAGAATGGCAGAAGCTCAAGAG ATCTAAAAGTGAAACTACTACCGAAAGCAGCGAAACCGTGAACGAGGAGGCCGAATctgcaaaataa
- the LOC126921799 gene encoding tyrosine-protein phosphatase non-receptor type 2 isoform X4, producing MTSQETLDQGISNVETEYLEINSKGAWPILYQHIRNECSNFTYTCNESKKPQNRNLNRYRDVLPYDHSRIVLKRGPCDYVNANLIRVDRAHRQYILTQGPLENTAGHFWLMVWEQNSKAVLMLNKIIEKNHVKCYQYWPLGDSINTMMFPDVGIKVKYISKTESSDYTTRILKLTDLETKESREILHFHYTTWPDFGVPQSPTAFLRFLTDVRQSGALDQNVGPPVVHCSAGIGRSGTFCLVDTCLVLIEESGLNSVNVREVLIEMRRHRMGLIQTPDQLRFSYAAIIEGAKQLPSNNVNINNEVVTNHYDVVSNISNSSNEEEDEPPPLPPPRGESLTRSMMADLTSNPITRNDELSAPPDKPLPREPSISTEISTTNPQAVANSAVITNNLHEQNSDGVVVPNDNTSDGENSSKTISPPSSPDTKNEVRHRNKEKKERLAAQVREMKRRQKETEEWQKLKRLV from the exons ATGACCAGCCAGGAGACGCTCGACCAAGGGATCAGTAACGTGGAAACCGAGTATCTCGAGATCAACTCGAAAGGAGCCTGGCCGATTCTCTATCAG CATATACGCAATGAATGCAGTAATTTTACATACACATGCAATGAATCAAAGAAACCACAAAACAGaaatttaaatcgttatagAGATGTTTTGCCATATGACCATAGTAGGATTGTCCTTAAAAGGGGCCCATGTGATTATGTCAACGCTAACCTCATAAGG GTAGATCGTGCCCATAGACAATACATTCTTACACAAGGACCATTGGAAAATACTGCTGGCCACTTTTGGCTAATGGTATGGGAGCAAAATTCTAAAGCTGTGTTAATGTTAAATAAGATAATTGAAAAGAATCATGTTAAGTGTTATCAGTATTGGCCTCTTGGTGATTCGATTAATACTATGATGTTTCCGGATGTTGgtataaaagtaaaatatatcaGTAAAACAGAATCATCGGATTACACAACTAGAATATTAAA GTTAACTGACTTGGAAACAAAAGAAAGTAGAGAAATATTACATTTTCATTATACCACCTGGCCCGACTTTGGAGTTCCACAAAGTCCAACAGCTTTTTTACGTTTTTTAACAGATGTCAGGCAATCAGGAGCATTAGATCAAAATGTTGGTCCTCCTGTGGTACATTGTTCTGCAGGAATTGGGAGATCGGGAACATTTTGTTTAGTTGATACATGTCTTGTTTTG ATTGAAGAAAGTGGATTGAATTCTGTGAATGTTAGAGAAGTGTTAATAGAAATGAGAAGACACAGAATGGGTTTAATTCAAACACCAGATCAATTAAGATTTTCATATGCTGCCATCATCGAAGGAGCAAAACAACTGCCATCCAACAACGTG aatattaataatgaagTGGTAACAAATCATTATGACGTGGTAAGTAACATCAGTAATTCTTCGAACGAAGAGGAAGATGAACCACCTCCTTTGCCACCTCCAAGAGGTGAATCCTTAACACGTAGCATGATGGCAGATTTAACTTCAAATCCAATAACAAGAAATG ACGAATTAAGTGCACCACCTGACAAACCATTGCCTAGAGAGCCATCAATTTCCACAGAAATATCTACTACCAATCCACAGGCTGTTGCAAACTCTGCAGTAATCACAAACAATTTACATGAACAGAATTCCGATGGTGTTGTGGTGCCTAATGATAATACTAGTGACGGTGAAAACTCTTCAAAAACAATTAGTCCTCCGTCCAGTCCAGATAC GAAAAACGAAGTACGTCATCGTAATAAGGAGAAGAAAGAACGCCTGGCAGCACAAGTACGGGAGATGAAGCGTCGTCAAAAAGAGACTGAAGAATGGCAGAAGCTCAAGAG ATTAGTTTAG
- the LOC126921799 gene encoding tyrosine-protein phosphatase non-receptor type 2 isoform X1 codes for MTSQETLDQGISNVETEYLEINSKGAWPILYQHIRNECSNFTYTCNESKKPQNRNLNRYRDVLPYDHSRIVLKRGPCDYVNANLIRVDRAHRQYILTQGPLENTAGHFWLMVWEQNSKAVLMLNKIIEKNHVKCYQYWPLGDSINTMMFPDVGIKVKYISKTESSDYTTRILKLTDLETKESREILHFHYTTWPDFGVPQSPTAFLRFLTDVRQSGALDQNVGPPVVHCSAGIGRSGTFCLVDTCLVLIEESGLNSVNVREVLIEMRRHRMGLIQTPDQLRFSYAAIIEGAKQLPSNNVNINNEVVTNHYDVVSNISNSSNEEEDEPPPLPPPRGESLTRSMMADLTSNPITRNDELSAPPDKPLPREPSISTEISTTNPQAVANSAVITNNLHEQNSDGVVVPNDNTSDGENSSKTISPPSSPDTKNEVRHRNKEKKERLAAQVREMKRRQKETEEWQKLKRSLFKPLTIGIGAAIVGGGIIAICGYLYMRG; via the exons ATGACCAGCCAGGAGACGCTCGACCAAGGGATCAGTAACGTGGAAACCGAGTATCTCGAGATCAACTCGAAAGGAGCCTGGCCGATTCTCTATCAG CATATACGCAATGAATGCAGTAATTTTACATACACATGCAATGAATCAAAGAAACCACAAAACAGaaatttaaatcgttatagAGATGTTTTGCCATATGACCATAGTAGGATTGTCCTTAAAAGGGGCCCATGTGATTATGTCAACGCTAACCTCATAAGG GTAGATCGTGCCCATAGACAATACATTCTTACACAAGGACCATTGGAAAATACTGCTGGCCACTTTTGGCTAATGGTATGGGAGCAAAATTCTAAAGCTGTGTTAATGTTAAATAAGATAATTGAAAAGAATCATGTTAAGTGTTATCAGTATTGGCCTCTTGGTGATTCGATTAATACTATGATGTTTCCGGATGTTGgtataaaagtaaaatatatcaGTAAAACAGAATCATCGGATTACACAACTAGAATATTAAA GTTAACTGACTTGGAAACAAAAGAAAGTAGAGAAATATTACATTTTCATTATACCACCTGGCCCGACTTTGGAGTTCCACAAAGTCCAACAGCTTTTTTACGTTTTTTAACAGATGTCAGGCAATCAGGAGCATTAGATCAAAATGTTGGTCCTCCTGTGGTACATTGTTCTGCAGGAATTGGGAGATCGGGAACATTTTGTTTAGTTGATACATGTCTTGTTTTG ATTGAAGAAAGTGGATTGAATTCTGTGAATGTTAGAGAAGTGTTAATAGAAATGAGAAGACACAGAATGGGTTTAATTCAAACACCAGATCAATTAAGATTTTCATATGCTGCCATCATCGAAGGAGCAAAACAACTGCCATCCAACAACGTG aatattaataatgaagTGGTAACAAATCATTATGACGTGGTAAGTAACATCAGTAATTCTTCGAACGAAGAGGAAGATGAACCACCTCCTTTGCCACCTCCAAGAGGTGAATCCTTAACACGTAGCATGATGGCAGATTTAACTTCAAATCCAATAACAAGAAATG ACGAATTAAGTGCACCACCTGACAAACCATTGCCTAGAGAGCCATCAATTTCCACAGAAATATCTACTACCAATCCACAGGCTGTTGCAAACTCTGCAGTAATCACAAACAATTTACATGAACAGAATTCCGATGGTGTTGTGGTGCCTAATGATAATACTAGTGACGGTGAAAACTCTTCAAAAACAATTAGTCCTCCGTCCAGTCCAGATAC GAAAAACGAAGTACGTCATCGTAATAAGGAGAAGAAAGAACGCCTGGCAGCACAAGTACGGGAGATGAAGCGTCGTCAAAAAGAGACTGAAGAATGGCAGAAGCTCAAGAGGTCATTATTTAAACCTCTTACAATAGGCATAGGCGCTGCAATTGTTGGTGGGGGTATTATAGCAATCTGTGGCTATTTGTACATGCGTGGTTAG
- the LOC126921799 gene encoding tyrosine-protein phosphatase non-receptor type 2 isoform X2: MTSQETLDQGISNVETEYLEINSKGAWPILYQHIRNECSNFTYTCNESKKPQNRNLNRYRDVLPYDHSRIVLKRGPCDYVNANLIRVDRAHRQYILTQGPLENTAGHFWLMVWEQNSKAVLMLNKIIEKNHVKCYQYWPLGDSINTMMFPDVGIKVKYISKTESSDYTTRILKLTDLETKESREILHFHYTTWPDFGVPQSPTAFLRFLTDVRQSGALDQNVGPPVVHCSAGIGRSGTFCLVDTCLVLIEESGLNSVNVREVLIEMRRHRMGLIQTPDQLRFSYAAIIEGAKQLPSNNNINNEVVTNHYDVVSNISNSSNEEEDEPPPLPPPRGESLTRSMMADLTSNPITRNDELSAPPDKPLPREPSISTEISTTNPQAVANSAVITNNLHEQNSDGVVVPNDNTSDGENSSKTISPPSSPDTKNEVRHRNKEKKERLAAQVREMKRRQKETEEWQKLKRSLFKPLTIGIGAAIVGGGIIAICGYLYMRG; this comes from the exons ATGACCAGCCAGGAGACGCTCGACCAAGGGATCAGTAACGTGGAAACCGAGTATCTCGAGATCAACTCGAAAGGAGCCTGGCCGATTCTCTATCAG CATATACGCAATGAATGCAGTAATTTTACATACACATGCAATGAATCAAAGAAACCACAAAACAGaaatttaaatcgttatagAGATGTTTTGCCATATGACCATAGTAGGATTGTCCTTAAAAGGGGCCCATGTGATTATGTCAACGCTAACCTCATAAGG GTAGATCGTGCCCATAGACAATACATTCTTACACAAGGACCATTGGAAAATACTGCTGGCCACTTTTGGCTAATGGTATGGGAGCAAAATTCTAAAGCTGTGTTAATGTTAAATAAGATAATTGAAAAGAATCATGTTAAGTGTTATCAGTATTGGCCTCTTGGTGATTCGATTAATACTATGATGTTTCCGGATGTTGgtataaaagtaaaatatatcaGTAAAACAGAATCATCGGATTACACAACTAGAATATTAAA GTTAACTGACTTGGAAACAAAAGAAAGTAGAGAAATATTACATTTTCATTATACCACCTGGCCCGACTTTGGAGTTCCACAAAGTCCAACAGCTTTTTTACGTTTTTTAACAGATGTCAGGCAATCAGGAGCATTAGATCAAAATGTTGGTCCTCCTGTGGTACATTGTTCTGCAGGAATTGGGAGATCGGGAACATTTTGTTTAGTTGATACATGTCTTGTTTTG ATTGAAGAAAGTGGATTGAATTCTGTGAATGTTAGAGAAGTGTTAATAGAAATGAGAAGACACAGAATGGGTTTAATTCAAACACCAGATCAATTAAGATTTTCATATGCTGCCATCATCGAAGGAGCAAAACAACTGCCATCCAACAAC aatattaataatgaagTGGTAACAAATCATTATGACGTGGTAAGTAACATCAGTAATTCTTCGAACGAAGAGGAAGATGAACCACCTCCTTTGCCACCTCCAAGAGGTGAATCCTTAACACGTAGCATGATGGCAGATTTAACTTCAAATCCAATAACAAGAAATG ACGAATTAAGTGCACCACCTGACAAACCATTGCCTAGAGAGCCATCAATTTCCACAGAAATATCTACTACCAATCCACAGGCTGTTGCAAACTCTGCAGTAATCACAAACAATTTACATGAACAGAATTCCGATGGTGTTGTGGTGCCTAATGATAATACTAGTGACGGTGAAAACTCTTCAAAAACAATTAGTCCTCCGTCCAGTCCAGATAC GAAAAACGAAGTACGTCATCGTAATAAGGAGAAGAAAGAACGCCTGGCAGCACAAGTACGGGAGATGAAGCGTCGTCAAAAAGAGACTGAAGAATGGCAGAAGCTCAAGAGGTCATTATTTAAACCTCTTACAATAGGCATAGGCGCTGCAATTGTTGGTGGGGGTATTATAGCAATCTGTGGCTATTTGTACATGCGTGGTTAG